In a single window of the Longimicrobium sp. genome:
- a CDS encoding type II toxin-antitoxin system VapC family toxin: MGILIDMSVLIAHERAQLDVVQRIRDGGSDVAYLSVITASELLHGIWRAVDQAVRARRTAFVEGLLRELPVIDIDLAVARIHAQLWAEQKASGRAIGPHDLWIAATCIAHGFRIATVNVREFERVPGLQVERW, encoded by the coding sequence GTGGGAATCCTGATCGACATGAGCGTGCTCATCGCCCACGAGCGCGCTCAACTCGATGTCGTGCAGCGCATTCGCGATGGCGGCTCGGATGTGGCCTACCTCTCGGTCATCACGGCCAGCGAGCTGCTGCATGGAATCTGGCGTGCCGTCGACCAGGCGGTACGTGCTCGCAGGACGGCGTTCGTCGAAGGGCTCCTGAGGGAGCTGCCGGTGATCGACATCGACCTCGCGGTCGCGCGGATCCACGCGCAGCTCTGGGCGGAGCAGAAGGCGAGCGGCCGCGCCATCGGTCCCCACGACCTCTGGATCGCCGCGACCTGCATCGCGCACGGGTTCCGGATCGCGACGGTGAACGTGCGCGAGTTCGAGAGAGTGCCGGGCCTGCAGGTCGAGCGCTGGTAG
- a CDS encoding TraR/DksA family transcriptional regulator has translation MTAVQTPLRADQIAMVRSELLRSLNKLERSLKISGESARPRDLEQDTVGRLSRIDAIQNAGLTANLEERERQQLGQVVDALRRIEDGTYGACNGCGAVIPFERLMVFPETLACAACTRGS, from the coding sequence ATGACGGCAGTCCAGACCCCGCTCCGAGCGGACCAGATCGCCATGGTCCGCAGCGAGCTGCTGCGCTCGCTGAACAAGCTGGAGCGCAGCCTGAAGATCAGCGGCGAGAGCGCGCGCCCGCGAGACCTGGAGCAGGACACGGTGGGGCGGCTGTCGCGCATCGACGCCATCCAGAACGCGGGGCTCACCGCCAACCTGGAAGAGCGCGAGCGCCAGCAGCTGGGGCAGGTGGTGGACGCGCTGCGCCGCATCGAGGACGGCACCTACGGGGCCTGCAACGGCTGCGGCGCCGTGATCCCCTTCGAGCGGCTGATGGTGTTCCCCGAGACGCTGGCCTGCGCCGCCTGCACGCGCGGCAGCTGA
- a CDS encoding DUF433 domain-containing protein, producing the protein MRRSSLYNGRDPRELPAYSVADAARYLHVPSATLRSWFAGRTYPRQQGGPGSFKPLLSPADAQTGRLSFLNLVEAHVLRALRTQYGVPIRAVRPALDHAGKVLGIPHVLLSDALLTSAGEIFLEHYGQLINLSRSGQFAMRRVLEAYLRRVERDDRHIPIRLYPFLTGRDESDVRSVVIDPSVSFGRPVVTGSGITTSILAQRVDAGESIEHLAHDYGIDRAMIEDAIVFEKAA; encoded by the coding sequence ATGCGCCGCTCTTCCCTCTACAACGGACGCGATCCGCGCGAGCTGCCGGCGTACTCGGTCGCGGATGCCGCGCGGTATCTGCACGTGCCGTCCGCGACGCTGCGTTCCTGGTTCGCGGGACGCACGTACCCGCGGCAGCAGGGTGGACCCGGCTCGTTCAAGCCGCTCCTCTCGCCCGCGGACGCGCAGACCGGCCGCCTCTCGTTCCTCAACCTGGTCGAAGCGCACGTGCTCCGCGCGCTGCGGACGCAGTACGGCGTTCCCATCCGCGCCGTGCGCCCGGCGCTGGACCACGCGGGCAAGGTGCTCGGCATCCCCCACGTGCTGCTGAGCGACGCGCTGCTCACCAGCGCGGGAGAGATCTTCCTGGAGCACTACGGCCAGCTGATCAACCTCAGCCGCTCCGGGCAGTTCGCCATGCGCCGGGTGCTGGAGGCGTATCTCCGCCGCGTGGAGCGCGACGACCGGCACATCCCCATCCGCCTCTATCCGTTCCTCACCGGGCGAGACGAGTCCGACGTCCGCTCCGTGGTGATCGACCCCAGCGTCTCGTTCGGGCGGCCGGTGGTCACCGGGTCGGGGATCACCACCTCCATCCTCGCGCAGCGCGTGGATGCCGGCGAGAGCATCGAGCACCTGGCACACGACTACGGCATCGACCGCGCGATGATCGAAGACGCGATCGTCTTCGAAAAAGCGGCCTGA
- the gcvP gene encoding aminomethyl-transferring glycine dehydrogenase, which translates to MDRSALTHTDTFVRRHIGPDAGEVAEMLDTLGYDTLDELIGATVPASIRLNRSLELGPERSEYELLNELRKIAQRNKVFRSFIGMGYHDTIVPAVIQRNVLENPGWYTQYTPYQAEIAQGRLEALLNYQTMVIDLTALPIANASLLDEGTAAAEAMALAYHVAGSEQRNTFFVARDCHPQTIDVVRTRAKARGIDVLVGDHAELDFSTPVFGVLLQYPATDGAVVDYGDFTRRAKEAGAVVTVAADLLSLTLLAPPGEWGADIAVGNTQRFGVPLGYGGPHAAYFACRDEYKRQIPGRIIGISSDAQGNPALRMALQTREQHIRREKATSNICTAQVLLAVMASMYAVYHGPQGLRDIARRVHLYAEMLAEGARRLGYTVVHENFFDTVRIDVGTRLVSVMAAARERGYNLRALDEHSVAVALDETVGIEDLDAVLVSLNRGSPLPFSVTALADEVEEEIAAPYARTSGYLTHPVFHTHRSETSMLRYIRRLESRDLSLTQSMIPLGSCTMKLNATSEMFPVSWPEFNRIHPFAPLEQTKGYQEMFRQLEHDLAEITGFAAVSLQPNAGSQGEYAGLLCIRDWHEHRGQAHRDVCLIPQSAHGTNPASAVMAGMKVVVVGTAPNGNIDLDDLRAKAEQHAEKLAALMVTYPSTHGVFEEEIREVCEIIHAHGGQVYMDGANMNAQVGLCRPGDFGADVCHLNLHKTFCIPHGGGGPGMGPICVAEHLRPFLPGHPVVPVGQGDHGAVSAGPWGSPSILPISYVYIKLMGAEGLTLATKIAILNANYIAKRLEEHYPVLYRGANGTVAHECIVDLRQLKSAGVEVEDVAKRLIDYGFHAPTVSFPVAGTMMIEPTESEPLSELDRFCDAMIAIREEIREVELGILDRHDNPLKNAPHTAAVVTADEWSHAYGRERAAYPAAWLRERKFFPHVGRVNNAAGDRNLICACVPIEDYAAMSA; encoded by the coding sequence GTGGATAGATCGGCACTTACGCACACCGACACCTTCGTCCGCCGGCACATCGGGCCCGATGCGGGCGAAGTGGCCGAGATGCTGGACACGCTGGGCTACGACACCCTCGACGAGCTCATCGGCGCCACCGTCCCCGCCTCGATCCGGCTGAACCGCTCGCTGGAGCTGGGGCCGGAGCGCAGCGAGTACGAGCTGCTGAACGAGCTGCGCAAGATCGCCCAGCGCAACAAGGTGTTCCGCTCGTTCATCGGGATGGGGTACCACGACACCATCGTGCCCGCCGTCATCCAGCGCAACGTGCTGGAGAACCCGGGGTGGTACACGCAGTACACGCCCTACCAGGCCGAGATCGCGCAGGGCCGCCTGGAGGCGCTGCTGAACTACCAGACCATGGTGATCGACCTCACCGCGCTCCCCATCGCCAACGCCAGCCTGCTGGACGAGGGCACGGCGGCCGCCGAGGCGATGGCGCTGGCGTACCACGTGGCGGGCTCCGAGCAGCGCAACACCTTCTTCGTCGCCCGGGACTGCCATCCGCAGACGATCGACGTGGTCCGCACCCGCGCGAAGGCCCGGGGGATCGACGTCCTGGTGGGAGACCACGCGGAGCTCGACTTCTCCACCCCCGTCTTCGGCGTGCTCCTGCAGTACCCGGCCACGGACGGAGCGGTGGTCGACTATGGAGATTTCACCCGTCGCGCGAAGGAGGCCGGCGCGGTGGTCACCGTCGCCGCGGACCTGCTGTCGCTGACGCTGCTGGCGCCGCCGGGGGAGTGGGGCGCCGACATCGCCGTGGGCAACACGCAGCGCTTCGGCGTCCCCCTGGGCTACGGCGGCCCGCACGCGGCGTACTTCGCCTGCCGCGACGAGTACAAGCGCCAGATCCCCGGCCGCATCATCGGCATCTCCAGCGACGCGCAGGGGAACCCGGCGCTCCGCATGGCGCTGCAGACGCGCGAGCAGCACATCCGCCGCGAGAAGGCCACCAGCAACATCTGCACGGCGCAGGTGCTGCTGGCGGTGATGGCGTCGATGTATGCCGTCTACCACGGCCCGCAGGGGCTGCGCGACATCGCCCGCCGCGTGCACCTCTACGCCGAGATGCTGGCGGAAGGCGCGCGGCGGCTGGGCTACACCGTCGTCCACGAGAACTTCTTCGACACCGTGCGCATCGACGTGGGCACGCGCCTCGTCTCGGTGATGGCGGCGGCGCGCGAGCGCGGCTACAACCTGCGCGCGCTGGACGAGCACTCGGTGGCCGTCGCGCTGGACGAGACGGTGGGGATCGAGGATCTCGATGCCGTCCTGGTCTCGCTGAACCGCGGCTCGCCGCTCCCCTTCTCCGTGACCGCGCTGGCGGACGAGGTGGAGGAGGAGATCGCGGCGCCGTACGCGCGGACCAGCGGGTATCTCACCCATCCGGTCTTCCACACGCACCGCAGCGAGACGTCGATGCTGCGGTACATCCGCCGGCTGGAGTCGCGCGACCTGTCGCTGACGCAGAGCATGATCCCGCTGGGGTCGTGCACCATGAAGCTGAACGCGACCAGCGAGATGTTCCCCGTCTCGTGGCCGGAGTTCAACCGCATCCACCCCTTCGCGCCGCTGGAGCAGACGAAGGGGTACCAGGAGATGTTCCGGCAGCTGGAGCACGACCTGGCCGAGATCACCGGCTTCGCGGCCGTGTCGCTGCAGCCCAACGCCGGCTCGCAGGGCGAGTACGCCGGCCTGCTCTGCATCCGCGACTGGCACGAGCATCGGGGACAGGCGCACCGTGACGTGTGCCTGATCCCCCAGTCCGCGCACGGCACCAATCCGGCGAGCGCGGTGATGGCGGGGATGAAGGTGGTGGTCGTGGGTACGGCACCGAACGGCAACATCGACCTGGACGACCTGCGCGCGAAGGCGGAACAGCACGCGGAGAAGCTGGCCGCGCTGATGGTGACGTATCCGTCCACCCACGGCGTGTTCGAGGAGGAGATCCGCGAGGTGTGCGAGATCATCCACGCGCACGGCGGGCAGGTGTACATGGACGGCGCCAACATGAACGCGCAGGTGGGCCTCTGCCGCCCGGGCGACTTCGGCGCCGACGTGTGCCACCTGAATCTGCACAAGACCTTCTGCATCCCGCACGGTGGCGGCGGGCCGGGGATGGGGCCCATCTGCGTGGCCGAGCACCTGCGCCCGTTCCTCCCCGGCCACCCGGTCGTCCCGGTGGGGCAGGGGGATCACGGCGCTGTCTCGGCCGGGCCGTGGGGGAGCCCCAGCATCCTCCCCATCTCGTACGTCTACATCAAGCTGATGGGGGCGGAGGGGCTCACGCTGGCGACCAAGATCGCGATCCTGAACGCCAACTACATCGCGAAGCGGCTGGAGGAGCACTATCCGGTGCTCTACCGTGGCGCCAACGGCACGGTGGCGCACGAGTGCATCGTGGACCTGCGCCAGCTGAAGAGCGCGGGGGTGGAGGTGGAGGACGTGGCCAAGCGCCTGATCGACTACGGCTTCCACGCGCCCACGGTCAGCTTCCCGGTCGCGGGGACGATGATGATCGAGCCGACCGAGAGTGAGCCGCTGAGCGAGCTGGACCGCTTCTGCGACGCGATGATCGCGATCCGCGAGGAGATCCGGGAGGTGGAGCTGGGGATCCTGGACCGCCACGACAACCCGCTGAAGAACGCGCCCCACACCGCCGCGGTGGTCACGGCGGACGAGTGGAGCCACGCCTACGGGCGCGAGCGGGCGGCGTACCCGGCCGCGTGGCTGCGCGAGCGCAAGTTCTTCCCCCACGTGGGCCGCGTGAACAACGCCGCCGGCGACCGCAACCTGATCTGCGCCTGCGTCCCCATCGAGGACTACGCGGCGATGTCGGCGTAG
- a CDS encoding polymer-forming cytoskeletal protein, whose translation MRRHALAVLLALIAPPALAVRAAAQETRAQLPPDAARRIVEFYNDPRTVHFAGEWRIAPGSSVAGNVAVLDGNLTVAGRIEGDVVVINGDATLADGGSVTGSLTVVGGAIHRESTAELGGQAIAYAEHLDYLRRGGRIYADIGGAIDAPPPDTAARVAAAEPDTVRDAERPWSEDTAAAGRTERQREHDDWDEGGWSAVRRGRSGQGRADFIVATGQSYNRVEGLPITFGPLLETGGHNPLRLRAMGIFRTEAGPELGPGRWGYEARLEQFIGGRRELRVGGGVFRRIDPIEDWHLSKLENGLSTFFLHRDYRDHFEREGWTAYAMVTPRAFPAQASLGFRSERERSEPAGSPFTLFNNNDPWRAQPLAAQGRLSSLVLNGMIDTRSSAVDPSSGWYVSGEVEQGLGSSLRQPDWQPVNGSDVSPPAPVILPGAEYGAFTSGTIDVRRYNRIGPWSRLNFRVTAGGSMDGSPLPPQRQHALGGEGSLPGFALFSVDCGARRFEVRRADEVARAAGGTRAVPSYFLNYGCDRFALFQAEYRGELSLHLRWNGDDEDAGETESWPRSLRHGLNTDFGWVLFADAGHGWALGDRLVDTRTSVDVGAGVLLGRLGVYGAVPVSTGGSFNLFIRLSPRI comes from the coding sequence ATGCGCAGGCACGCCCTCGCCGTCCTGCTCGCCCTGATCGCCCCGCCCGCGCTGGCCGTGCGCGCCGCCGCGCAGGAAACGCGCGCGCAGCTTCCGCCCGACGCCGCGCGCCGCATCGTAGAGTTCTACAACGACCCGCGCACCGTCCACTTCGCGGGCGAGTGGCGGATCGCGCCGGGGAGCAGCGTCGCCGGGAACGTCGCGGTGCTCGACGGCAATCTCACCGTGGCCGGGCGCATCGAGGGCGACGTGGTGGTGATCAACGGCGACGCCACGCTCGCCGACGGCGGCTCCGTCACCGGGAGCCTGACGGTGGTCGGCGGCGCCATCCACCGCGAAAGCACCGCGGAGCTCGGCGGCCAGGCGATCGCCTACGCCGAGCACCTGGACTACCTGCGCCGCGGTGGCCGCATCTACGCCGACATCGGTGGCGCCATCGACGCGCCGCCCCCCGACACCGCCGCGCGCGTGGCCGCCGCGGAGCCCGACACCGTGCGCGACGCCGAGCGCCCGTGGAGCGAGGACACCGCCGCGGCGGGGCGCACCGAGCGCCAGCGCGAGCACGACGACTGGGACGAGGGGGGATGGTCCGCGGTGCGCCGGGGCCGCAGCGGGCAGGGGCGCGCGGACTTCATCGTGGCCACGGGGCAGAGCTACAACCGCGTGGAAGGGCTCCCCATCACCTTCGGGCCGCTGCTGGAGACCGGCGGCCACAACCCGCTGCGGCTGCGGGCGATGGGGATCTTCCGCACCGAGGCCGGGCCGGAGCTGGGGCCCGGGCGCTGGGGCTACGAGGCGCGGCTGGAGCAGTTCATCGGCGGGCGGCGCGAGCTCCGCGTGGGCGGCGGCGTCTTCCGGCGCATCGACCCCATCGAGGACTGGCACCTGAGCAAGCTGGAGAACGGCCTCTCCACCTTCTTCCTGCACCGCGACTACCGCGACCACTTCGAGCGCGAGGGGTGGACGGCGTACGCCATGGTCACGCCGCGCGCCTTCCCGGCGCAGGCGTCGCTCGGCTTCCGCAGCGAGCGGGAGCGCAGCGAGCCGGCCGGAAGCCCGTTCACCCTCTTCAACAACAACGACCCGTGGCGCGCGCAGCCACTGGCCGCACAGGGGCGCCTGAGCTCGCTCGTGCTGAACGGGATGATCGACACGCGCAGCAGCGCCGTGGACCCGTCCAGCGGCTGGTACGTGAGCGGCGAGGTGGAGCAGGGGCTCGGCTCGTCGCTCCGCCAGCCCGACTGGCAGCCGGTGAACGGGAGCGACGTCTCGCCCCCCGCACCCGTCATCCTCCCCGGCGCGGAGTACGGCGCCTTCACGTCGGGAACGATCGACGTGCGGCGCTACAACCGCATCGGCCCCTGGTCGCGGCTGAACTTCCGCGTCACCGCGGGCGGATCGATGGACGGCTCGCCGCTCCCGCCGCAGCGCCAGCACGCGCTGGGCGGCGAGGGGTCGCTCCCCGGCTTCGCGCTGTTCTCGGTGGACTGCGGCGCGCGCCGCTTCGAGGTCCGCCGCGCCGACGAGGTGGCGCGCGCCGCGGGCGGGACGAGGGCGGTGCCCAGCTACTTCCTGAACTACGGGTGCGACCGCTTCGCCCTGTTCCAGGCCGAGTACCGCGGCGAGCTGAGCCTGCACCTGCGCTGGAACGGCGACGACGAGGACGCGGGCGAGACCGAAAGCTGGCCGCGCTCCCTGCGCCACGGGCTGAACACCGACTTCGGCTGGGTGCTCTTCGCCGACGCGGGGCACGGCTGGGCGCTGGGCGACCGGCTGGTGGACACCCGGACGTCGGTGGACGTGGGCGCCGGCGTGCTGCTGGGGCGGCTGGGCGTGTACGGCGCCGTGCCGGTGAGCACTGGGGGAAGCTTCAACCTGTTCATCCGCCTGAGCCCCAGGATTTGA
- a CDS encoding sigma-54 dependent transcriptional regulator has translation MSATVLIVDDEPNIRRMLGALLRAEGFRTREAAGGRAALAEVQAEEPDAVLMDLYMDGGGGLEALPKLLEAAPALPVVMMSGRATLSDAVKATQLGAFHFIEKPLTPEAVLLTLRSALELRTQRELNRALRAELGDGEEMVGRSGAIEQVREMIRRIAPTDARVLITGESGTGKEVAANLIHAHSKRAKGPYVRLNCAAIPRDLVESEMFGHEKGAFTGATERRRGRFELASGGTMFLDEIGDLSPAAQAKLLRALEAGQIERVGGGEPVKVDVRVLAATNKDLRAEVAAGRFREDLYFRLHVIPLHLPPLRERRDDIPLLVAHFLDRSRARNGLRPPRLSATAVDALARHAWPGNVRELANILERLSILHAGTDVGAAEIRGLLAADGAVSNDEPVAYREDDERTLSDRLDDFERTLLSGALDAADGSVAEAARRLRTDRANLYRRMRRLGIDR, from the coding sequence GTGTCCGCCACGGTCCTGATCGTCGACGACGAGCCGAACATCCGGCGCATGCTGGGCGCCCTGCTGCGCGCGGAAGGCTTCCGCACGCGCGAGGCGGCGGGCGGGCGCGCCGCGCTCGCCGAGGTGCAGGCCGAGGAGCCCGACGCCGTGCTCATGGACCTGTACATGGACGGCGGCGGGGGATTGGAGGCGCTGCCGAAGCTGCTCGAGGCCGCGCCCGCGCTCCCCGTGGTGATGATGAGCGGGCGGGCGACGCTGAGCGACGCGGTGAAGGCCACGCAGCTCGGCGCCTTCCACTTCATCGAGAAGCCGCTCACCCCCGAGGCCGTTCTCCTCACCCTGCGCTCCGCGCTGGAGCTGCGGACGCAGCGCGAGCTGAACCGGGCGCTGCGCGCCGAACTGGGCGACGGCGAGGAGATGGTGGGCCGCAGCGGTGCGATCGAGCAGGTGCGCGAGATGATCCGCCGCATCGCGCCCACCGACGCGCGCGTGCTGATCACCGGCGAGAGCGGGACGGGAAAGGAGGTCGCCGCCAACCTGATCCACGCGCACTCGAAGCGGGCCAAGGGGCCGTACGTGCGCCTGAACTGCGCCGCCATCCCGCGCGACCTGGTGGAGAGCGAGATGTTCGGCCACGAGAAGGGCGCCTTCACCGGTGCCACCGAGCGGCGGCGAGGGCGCTTCGAGCTGGCCAGCGGGGGGACGATGTTCCTGGACGAGATCGGCGACCTCTCCCCCGCGGCGCAGGCCAAGCTCCTGCGCGCGCTGGAGGCGGGGCAGATCGAGCGCGTGGGCGGCGGCGAGCCGGTGAAGGTGGACGTGCGCGTCCTCGCGGCGACGAACAAGGACCTCCGCGCCGAGGTCGCCGCCGGGCGCTTCCGCGAGGACCTGTACTTCCGCCTGCACGTCATCCCCCTGCACCTGCCGCCGCTGCGCGAGCGCCGCGACGACATCCCCCTGCTCGTGGCCCACTTCCTGGACCGCAGCCGCGCACGCAACGGGCTGCGGCCGCCGCGCCTCTCCGCCACCGCCGTGGACGCGCTGGCGCGGCACGCGTGGCCCGGCAACGTGCGCGAGCTGGCCAACATCCTGGAGCGCCTCTCCATCCTGCACGCCGGCACCGACGTGGGCGCGGCGGAGATCCGCGGGCTGCTCGCGGCCGACGGCGCGGTGTCCAACGACGAGCCCGTGGCGTATCGTGAAGACGACGAGCGCACGCTCTCCGACCGGCTGGACGACTTCGAGCGCACCCTGCTGAGCGGCGCCCTCGACGCGGCGGACGGCAGCGTGGCCGAGGCCGCCCGCCGCCTCCGCACCGACCGCGCGAACCTCTACCGCCGCATGCGCCGCTTGGGCATCGACCGGTAA
- a CDS encoding Glu/Leu/Phe/Val dehydrogenase dimerization domain-containing protein produces MTTTAAPPEDAVHAATPGVWKRYGAYLRRPPQLVVEWNDAETPARGWLVINSLRGGAAGGGTRMRAGLTRREVTYLAKTMELKFSFSGPPIGGAKSGIDFDPADPRRDGVLRRWFRAVAPYLGAFYGTGGDLNVDELRDVIPCCHEAGLQHPQEGVIRGHLRPDAEGMRRAFHHLDRGVCAPVPGELGVRGTELTVADLITGYGLARSIIRLYEEQGRSVRGERVLVEGFGAVGGPCALYLAREGALIVGVSDRDKALVVPAGLDAEETEALLAARDDKDLSSADPRMLYGDARRAFGRVEAEIFVAAAASETLDEAALDALQRQGVRTIACGANTPFRETELGATSVTRHADATFSIVPDVIANCGMARAFGFLMAEAGGIEAEPVFRAVDRTITDELHETFERNQRRPTGLLGAALDLAMERVSLP; encoded by the coding sequence ATGACCACGACGGCCGCCCCGCCGGAAGACGCCGTCCACGCCGCCACGCCCGGGGTGTGGAAGCGCTACGGCGCCTACCTCCGCCGCCCGCCGCAGCTGGTGGTGGAGTGGAACGACGCGGAGACGCCGGCGCGCGGATGGCTGGTGATCAACTCGCTGCGCGGCGGCGCGGCCGGCGGCGGCACCCGCATGCGCGCGGGGCTCACCCGGCGCGAGGTGACGTACCTGGCCAAGACCATGGAGCTGAAGTTCTCGTTCAGCGGCCCCCCTATCGGCGGGGCCAAGAGCGGGATCGACTTCGACCCCGCCGACCCGCGCCGCGACGGGGTGCTGCGCCGCTGGTTCCGCGCGGTGGCGCCCTACCTGGGCGCCTTCTACGGCACCGGCGGCGACCTGAACGTGGACGAGCTGCGCGACGTGATCCCCTGCTGCCACGAGGCCGGACTGCAGCACCCGCAGGAGGGGGTCATCCGCGGCCACCTGCGCCCCGACGCGGAGGGGATGCGCCGCGCCTTCCATCACCTGGACCGCGGCGTCTGCGCCCCCGTTCCCGGCGAGCTGGGGGTCCGCGGGACGGAGCTGACCGTGGCGGACCTGATCACCGGCTACGGGCTGGCGCGCTCCATCATCCGCCTGTACGAGGAGCAGGGGCGCTCGGTGCGCGGCGAGCGCGTGCTGGTCGAGGGCTTCGGCGCGGTGGGCGGGCCGTGCGCGCTGTACCTGGCCCGCGAGGGGGCGCTGATCGTGGGCGTCAGCGACCGCGACAAGGCGCTCGTCGTTCCCGCCGGGCTGGACGCGGAGGAGACCGAGGCGCTGCTGGCGGCGCGCGACGACAAGGACCTTTCCTCCGCCGACCCGCGGATGCTGTACGGCGACGCACGGCGCGCCTTCGGGCGGGTGGAGGCGGAGATCTTCGTGGCCGCGGCCGCATCGGAGACGCTGGACGAGGCGGCGCTGGACGCGCTGCAGCGGCAGGGGGTGCGGACCATCGCCTGCGGCGCCAACACGCCGTTCCGCGAGACGGAGCTGGGGGCGACCTCGGTGACGCGGCACGCCGACGCCACCTTCTCCATCGTCCCCGACGTGATCGCCAACTGCGGGATGGCGCGCGCCTTCGGCTTCCTGATGGCCGAGGCCGGGGGGATCGAGGCGGAGCCGGTGTTCCGCGCGGTGGACCGCACCATCACCGACGAGCTGCACGAGACCTTCGAGCGCAACCAGCGGCGCCCCACCGGCCTGCTGGGCGCCGCGCTGGACCTGGCCATGGAGCGGGTTTCTCTCCCGTGA
- a CDS encoding type II toxin-antitoxin system Phd/YefM family antitoxin, producing the protein MQKTASVTDVARNFSEYVNRVSHRGEHFILTRGGKAVAELRPVPAGRKLSELPGILASLPRLGEEDAAAFGQDIDAAREELARAADYDPWES; encoded by the coding sequence ATGCAAAAGACTGCATCCGTGACCGATGTGGCCCGCAACTTCTCGGAGTACGTGAACCGCGTGTCTCACCGCGGCGAGCACTTCATCCTCACTCGCGGCGGCAAGGCGGTCGCCGAGCTGCGTCCGGTTCCCGCGGGGCGAAAGCTGAGCGAGCTGCCCGGCATCCTCGCCTCGCTCCCTCGGCTGGGAGAGGAGGACGCGGCCGCGTTCGGGCAGGACATCGACGCGGCGCGCGAGGAGCTGGCTCGCGCCGCCGATTACGATCCGTGGGAATCCTGA
- a CDS encoding type II TA system antitoxin MqsA family protein yields the protein MLPPTFKCYLCGTAAKLVTEPREVGVGQRKVVIEDTFYRCGNCDETFYLGGMADESFRRGAAAVRKAEGLLEPDAIRALRAKYGLSQAELEKLIGAGEKTVVRWERGTVAQNATADTLLRVLRALPEAVALLAKERGVKVTLPPAENAPLESDASPVEKAA from the coding sequence GTGCTGCCACCAACATTCAAGTGCTATCTCTGCGGAACCGCGGCCAAGCTCGTCACCGAGCCGCGGGAAGTCGGCGTCGGGCAGCGCAAGGTCGTGATCGAAGACACCTTCTACCGGTGCGGTAACTGCGACGAGACGTTCTATCTCGGCGGGATGGCGGACGAGAGCTTTCGCCGGGGCGCCGCGGCGGTCCGGAAGGCGGAGGGGCTGCTCGAGCCCGACGCGATCCGCGCTCTCCGCGCGAAGTACGGGCTGTCGCAGGCAGAACTGGAGAAGCTGATCGGCGCGGGGGAGAAGACGGTGGTGCGGTGGGAGCGCGGCACCGTGGCGCAGAACGCCACCGCGGACACACTGCTCCGCGTCCTCCGCGCTCTGCCGGAGGCGGTCGCGCTGCTGGCGAAGGAGCGCGGCGTGAAGGTGACGCTCCCGCCGGCGGAGAACGCACCGCTCGAAAGCGACGCGTCACCTGTAGAGAAGGCGGCGTAG
- a CDS encoding type II toxin-antitoxin system MqsR family toxin codes for MMLPYDPHGPDTPAYDLERIQQLVGQGELSRVITGASRQGADQLGFEEPDIVAAVLGLTPTCFYKSMEAEKRPGLWQDVYHLHFRAMDLYIKLQIDPDGFAIVVQFKKR; via the coding sequence ATGATGCTACCATACGATCCACACGGCCCTGACACGCCTGCATACGATCTGGAGCGCATCCAGCAACTCGTCGGGCAGGGTGAGCTGTCGAGAGTAATCACGGGAGCCTCACGACAGGGCGCCGACCAGCTCGGTTTCGAAGAACCCGATATCGTGGCGGCGGTGCTGGGGCTCACGCCCACGTGCTTCTACAAGAGCATGGAGGCGGAGAAGCGGCCCGGGCTGTGGCAGGACGTCTATCACCTGCATTTTCGGGCGATGGACCTCTACATCAAGCTGCAGATTGATCCGGACGGGTTCGCGATCGTCGTTCAGTTCAAGAAGAGGTGA
- a CDS encoding XdhC family protein, which yields MTEDLAVYTAAEMAAREGRAAVLATIVRCRGSTPRGCGSKMLVDPERGLTGTVGGGCGEGEVIEAAREVLATGTPRLVHVDLTEDLFSWSPAVCGGTFDVFLERVDPAATAHAGAR from the coding sequence GTGACCGAAGACCTGGCCGTCTACACCGCCGCGGAAATGGCCGCGAGAGAAGGGCGCGCCGCCGTGCTCGCCACTATCGTGCGCTGCCGCGGCTCCACGCCGCGCGGGTGCGGGAGCAAGATGCTGGTGGACCCCGAGCGCGGCCTGACCGGCACCGTGGGCGGCGGCTGCGGTGAGGGCGAGGTGATCGAGGCCGCGCGCGAGGTGCTGGCCACCGGCACCCCCCGCCTGGTGCACGTGGACCTGACCGAGGACCTGTTCTCGTGGAGCCCCGCCGTGTGCGGCGGCACCTTCGACGTTTTCCTGGAGCGGGTGGACCCCGCCGCAACCGCGCACGCAGGAGCCCGATGA